A part of Fimbriiglobus ruber genomic DNA contains:
- a CDS encoding prolyl oligopeptidase family serine peptidase translates to MAARLKAGWIVVLFALTSVSTASADGPTDNNPAKVRPVPPKGITLSPADEHELMKGAAALRTEIRDLAALLRSTPALLDLLPDIEIYEKAVRYAVEYDEIFASADVVAAKELLKEGLLRASHLRFGKAPWTTATGLVVRGYRSKIDGSVQPYGLVIPAGFVPAGGQRYRLDFWWHGRGATLSEVNFLRQRRTSAGAFTPPGAIVVHPYGRYCNANKFAGEIDTLECLDHVRRHYPIDDSRVVARGFSMGGAACWQFAVHYPTLFCAAAPGAGFSETPEFLKVFQKEEVDAVWYEQKLWHWYNATDSARNLFNLPTVAYSGEVDSQKQAADAMAKALKAEGIELTHLIGPKTAHSYEPAAKAELNRRIDAIVEKGRDPLPAEIRFATYTLRYNQRGWITVDGLDKHWDKATVNASLQPATGCVLIQAEGATALTVRFPPGSVTTPMMRRFAFAPDEKPSDPLPLTSDRSLTAHFQRAGKKWRQTEAPAPDGLAKRPGLQGPIDDAFLDAFVMVAPTGKPLSEKAGKWATAEMARAVEHWRKQFRGDARVLKDADVSADDIAANNLVLWGDPKSNAVLARIADKLPIKWTKEGVAVGNKTYDVATHVPLLIYPNPLNPRKYVVINSGFTFREYDYLNNARQVPKLPDYAVVDLTTPPGTRYAGKIVRAGFFGEKWELLRDDGK, encoded by the coding sequence ATGGCAGCGCGCCTGAAAGCCGGTTGGATCGTCGTTCTGTTCGCTCTAACCTCAGTTTCCACCGCGTCCGCGGACGGTCCGACGGATAACAACCCGGCCAAGGTCCGCCCGGTCCCGCCGAAGGGCATTACGCTCAGCCCGGCCGACGAACACGAATTGATGAAGGGGGCGGCCGCCCTGCGGACCGAGATCCGGGATCTCGCCGCCCTCTTACGAAGCACCCCTGCTCTCCTCGACCTGCTTCCCGACATCGAGATTTACGAGAAGGCGGTCCGGTACGCGGTCGAGTACGACGAGATCTTCGCGTCGGCGGACGTGGTGGCGGCGAAGGAGTTGTTGAAGGAAGGATTGCTGCGGGCCAGTCACCTCCGCTTCGGCAAGGCTCCCTGGACCACCGCGACCGGGCTGGTCGTCCGCGGCTATCGGTCGAAAATTGACGGCTCTGTCCAGCCATACGGGCTCGTGATTCCGGCCGGGTTTGTACCCGCGGGCGGCCAGCGGTACCGGCTCGATTTCTGGTGGCACGGCCGCGGGGCAACGCTCAGCGAGGTCAACTTCCTCCGCCAGCGGCGGACCTCGGCCGGCGCGTTCACCCCGCCCGGGGCGATCGTCGTCCACCCCTACGGCCGGTACTGTAACGCGAACAAGTTCGCCGGCGAGATCGACACGCTGGAATGCCTCGACCACGTCCGCCGACACTACCCGATCGACGATTCCCGCGTCGTCGCCCGCGGGTTCAGCATGGGCGGGGCCGCCTGCTGGCAGTTCGCCGTCCACTACCCGACTTTGTTTTGCGCGGCTGCTCCGGGGGCCGGGTTCAGCGAGACGCCGGAGTTCCTCAAGGTCTTCCAAAAAGAGGAAGTCGACGCAGTGTGGTACGAGCAGAAGCTGTGGCACTGGTACAACGCCACCGACTCCGCCCGGAACTTATTCAACCTGCCCACCGTCGCCTACAGCGGCGAGGTCGACAGCCAGAAGCAGGCCGCCGACGCCATGGCCAAGGCGCTCAAGGCGGAAGGGATCGAACTGACCCACCTGATCGGGCCGAAGACCGCCCACAGCTACGAGCCGGCGGCCAAGGCCGAACTGAACCGGCGGATCGACGCCATCGTCGAGAAGGGCCGCGACCCGTTGCCGGCCGAGATCCGCTTCGCCACGTACACCCTGCGGTACAACCAGCGCGGGTGGATCACCGTGGACGGGCTCGACAAGCACTGGGACAAGGCGACGGTGAACGCGAGTTTGCAGCCGGCAACGGGCTGCGTTCTCATTCAGGCCGAGGGCGCGACGGCGCTAACCGTTCGCTTCCCGCCGGGCTCCGTGACGACCCCGATGATGCGACGATTCGCGTTCGCCCCGGATGAAAAGCCGTCGGACCCTCTCCCGCTCACCTCCGACCGCTCGTTGACGGCGCACTTTCAGAGAGCGGGTAAGAAGTGGCGGCAGACGGAGGCACCGGCCCCGGATGGCCTCGCGAAGCGGCCGGGCCTCCAGGGGCCGATCGATGATGCCTTCCTGGACGCCTTCGTGATGGTCGCCCCGACGGGGAAGCCACTGTCCGAGAAGGCGGGGAAGTGGGCTACAGCCGAAATGGCCCGCGCGGTCGAGCACTGGCGGAAGCAGTTCCGCGGCGACGCCCGCGTCCTGAAAGACGCCGACGTGTCGGCCGACGACATCGCGGCCAACAACCTCGTCCTGTGGGGCGATCCGAAAAGCAACGCGGTCCTGGCCAGGATCGCCGACAAACTCCCAATCAAGTGGACGAAGGAAGGGGTCGCGGTCGGAAACAAGACGTACGATGTCGCGACCCACGTCCCGCTGTTGATCTACCCGAACCCCCTGAACCCGCGGAAGTATGTCGTGATCAATAGCGGGTTCACGTTCCGCGAGTACGACTACTTGAACAACGCCCGGCAGGTGCCCAAGCTGCCCGACTACGCCGTCGTCGACCTGACCACCCCGCCGGGCACCCGGTACGCGGGGAAGATCGTCCGGGCCGGATTCTTCGGCGAGAAGTGGGAACTTCTCCGCGACGACGGGAAGTAA